The window GAATCGCCAAATAACCAGTTGCAAAAGACATGCTATCGTCTAAGTTTCGTCTTATGTTGTCTGCTCTGTAAATAGGGTAAATGTAAAAGCAAACAACGGTTAGGGCGCCAACCAGTAGACCACCGCCCACGCCAAAAAAAAGGGATGGAAAGAGCGCTATTTGTAAAATAAAATACATTATTGGCGGAACAAGAACCATTGTTGAAACGGTAATAATTAAACTCGTTAGAAGAGTGAGGCTGACATAGGGCTTAAAACTTATTCTCATGCCAGATTTATGCAAACCAGTATCCATGTCTCTGAAGAGAGGTAAAAACCGATTCGCTCTTTCTCCCAAAAGGCGATAGGCAAAAAGTTGAGGGTTCCACTTTGTTTGCTCGGTATTCTTTGCTGATTGGCTGAAATGGTTTAGAAAGGCAGAAACTTTCAGACGAACTTCTTTTACAACGCGTTGACGTATTTGGTTTATCGATTTCTTAAGATGAGTAACGTTCATTAGCCGCCCATCCTTGCTTTTCTGTATATTCGGTTAGGGTTTGTATAGTATTCTCGGATGACGTTGGCGACTTGTGAGTATTTTCGTATGTTTTTTCTAACCATCCACTCTAGTACAGTTTTTCTTTTTTTCAGTTCCTCGCGAACTTCTTCCTCACTTACTCCCATCTTTTCCATGTTTCTCTCCAAAATGTGGCTTTGCCCCGTGTATTGGAAGGAGTCGCTTCTAGGGCTCCAGTTGAACACATCATTCGTATGCAGGTCTTTTGTTTTAGGGTCAAGAGCAGTAATTTCGGTTATTGTTGCTGTTCGCCTTGCAGGTTTGCCATCAATTTCTGTTCTTACTTGGATTGTTACAGCGTCAATCATAGCAAGTAGAGGTTTTGGTATGTTCATGGGCTCAGATTCCAATCTATTAATAACCGAGTTTACTGACTCACCATGGATTGTGCTCATTCCTAAATGACCTGTTGCCATGGCTTGGAACAACGTATAGGCTTCTGCACCTCTCACTTCACCTACAATTATAAAGTCAGGACGCTGACGCACTGCTGCTTTCAGAAGGTCGAATAACGTTATAGCGCCTGAACCTTTTTCATTTCCAAAGCCGATTCGTATGACGGAGGGAATCCAGTTCTCATGAGGTAGGTTGAGCTCAGCAGTATCTTCTACGCTTACAATTTTCAGCTCAGGTTTGATAAACATTGACAAACAGTTAAGCAGGGTCGTTTTGCCAGATGCCACTCCTCCAGCAACTAGAACAGACGCTCTGTGCTCTATAGCATACCAAAAATACGCCGCCATCTCAGACGACAACGTGTTGAAGTTTAGCAAATCTGAAATTGTAAGCGGGTCGACGCGGAAGCGACGTATAGTAAATGTAGAACCACGTCTAGTGACTTCACTTCCGTAAGTTAGTTGAATACGGCTTCCGTCTGGAAGCGATCCGTCTAACATGGGAGACGCTATGGAAATATTTTTGCCAGAAAGGTACGCTAATCGCACGATGAAAGAGTTTAACTCGCTTTCGTCTTCAAAAACGATGCTAGTGGGTAAGGACTCGTACTCGCGATGCCAAACATAAACCGGAATGTTGACACCATCTGCAGAAATATCTTCAACCATGCGATCTTTCATCAAGGAATCAATTTTTCCATAATGAACAAAGTCTCGTATAATATAGTACACTAATTTATCTACTGCTTCTTCGGCAATTTTTAGGCGATAGTTTTTGATGACTTCTCGAACTTTCTGTTTCAAATATTCAGCGGCTTTCTCACTTGTATCGATATCATTCAAGTTAACATCAATTTCTTCCATCAACGTTTTCTTTATTTCTTTAAGTATTTCAGCCTCTTCTTCAAGCAGTGTTGGCTCGATGACTTTGTAACGAACTTTTTGGGTTTTAGGATCTTTAACTATGGCGGCATATACGTAAGGTTCTTGAATTGAGTAGACCTCTCGGAACACCGAAGGCTTTTTCTTTTTTATCTGTTGTTCTGTTTTCTCCATCTTATTTCACCTTTGTTTTTCAGCGTGGAATCTGCTTGAAGGGCTAGCCTAAAGTTTTATCCGAATCCACGCTATATAACGTAGCGAGTCTTAATAAACTCTATGAATCCCCAATAATCCGCCACCCACATTTAGCCTCCAATAGACCCCTATTTGGAACCAGAAAAAATCTATAGGCTCAGCACGCCAGACACATGCACTAATCTCTTCAAAAATCTTTCGTTCACATTAGTATAGAGAAAAAGAAGTCTAATCTAAGTGGTGAGTGCACGCTATTTTGCACGATTGCTAATGTTCTTCTTTCTCCTTCTTTTTTTTGCAACTATACTCTCCTCAACAAAACTAGCATTACGCAACTCCCGCATATACCACACCCTATCACGTGCAAAGTAAGCCCCTGCTACTAAGCCAAAAACTATCAACGCCAATCCACTTAATGTTAACGCCAATCCCAAAGTACCTCCAGGTGTCTCCGAAAAACCCACTGGCACAAACAGAGCCCACTCTACTAATTCTGCCACAAATAATGTCTCCAAAATCCCACCCACAAACAAAACACTCCCAGCAATAAACATCAGATAAGCCGACATCTCATCATGCCTAGACTCTGCAGCTCTCTCACGCAAATAATCCCTAACCGACACCACTAACCCACACAAAAAACAACAACAGAAAAATATGTAAACCTTGTGACATATTACTATAGACCTGCAATTCACAAAACAAGGACAATTGCATATGTGTACAACAACAACACGGAAACGTTTATTAAATCTTAAAATTTACTATACGTTTAATGGGTGACTCTTTTGTCGGAGCTTATCTCAATACGATGCTCGGGGAATGTTGAAAAAGAAAGTAATGGCTGCTTCTGTGAAGCTTGTGGAAGGGCGTTTGAAAATACTATTCGATTAACTAATCTTTCAGTGACTCCCCTGCAAATCTATGAAGCTTGTCCATTCTGTTTCTCTAAATTAGATGAAAATGTAGTTTTAGACGAACTTGATAACTTAAAAGTGTTAATTTCAAAAGATTCAAATACTGTCCTTGAAAAAAGCCAGAAAAACATAAAAAGCCTTGAACCGACAGGATGCTCACATTACTTCGGATATTTAAAGAAACGCCCCAAAAACACGCCGATTCCAGACTCTTGTCTGACCTGTGAAAAGATGATACAATGCGTACTCTAGTAAGCCAACGGATCACTTCCAATGGGTTCAATATTATCAAATCATATTCAAAATCTGTATTCAATTTTGTGAATCATTATTCATAAATTATTTATTATTTATGCAGATTTATTATTGCTGGGATTAAGTATGACCATTGCGCGAATCAGCGTTAAAGACGAGAATGAGTTGCGGAAAATAGTTGTAAGTAATGTAAGTGCTGTTGAGAAAGAATTAACAGCAATTTGCCATAGCATGCCAATAGATTCAAAAACAAATATTGATGTTCTATGCCACGACGAAAACGGACAGCTGGTGATTCTCAAGCTAAGTACAAAAGAAAATGACAATATGTTTTTTGAAGGATTGAAAATCTTAGCTTACATGAATAACGTGAAACCAATGATAAAGTTTTCCTACAAAGATTTCAAAATAAACGATGCCAAAACACCGAGGCTTATCTTCCTAGCACCTTCGTTTTCAGTGCAGTTAGTTGATGTAGTTGGTCAGATGCAAGGAATCCAAATGGACCTCTACACTTGGGAGTACTTTGAATTTGATGACAAAAAAGCCCTGCACCTTGAACCAGTGTGGCTTAGTGAGGCAACGAAATCAATTCGACGAAGAACTAAGCCAGAAAAGCTAAAACCACTAGAGACTGCTGAAAAAAAACCGGAAAAACAGCCTGAAACGGTGACAGAAGAGTTTGTGATGCCTCCAGAAGAAGTTAAGCCGGAACAGCCTAAAAAAGAGCAAAAAGAACGAGCGAAAAAGAAATCAATTTTCTCAATCTAAGCTGTCTTCGTATCCGCACAATTTTTTGAACTTTTACCTTTTTTGTTTTCTTCATCATCTAACTAGAGTGAAGAGTGAAAAGCCTATTTCTTAAATTTTTTAAGAGAGAATCTTATTGAAATATCAGGGTTATGTAAATGGATGTGAGATTGTTTGTTGACGACAAAGAAATTTCACTTAGTGAATTCGTAAAGAAGATATTTAGCGGGATAGTTGTGGGTGCAGTGATGTCGCTAAGAGGTATAAAAGAAGATTGGAAAGAAATCCGAGTTGAAGTAGAAAATTAAACAAAAACGGTCTTTGTCTTGTTGAGCAAAGTCGCAGTGCCAAAAAATCTTGCGAGCATGTTATTTGTCTATTTTCGTTGACCATTTTGGAACTCTGGTGCTCATGACAACATCCCAACCGTTAAAGGGCTTAATGTCTAAAACAGGAGTACCATTAACAGCGTCAAGGCCTTTCACCCAAAGAACATTTCCTTCGCGTTTTACAAGCTCCACCAAAGTCAAACCAATAGGGTTCGGATGAACTGGAGCCCTTGTAGCAAAAATTCCTACAAGCGGCAACTCTGCTAAACCTCGAGGATGAACCTTCAAAACAGTCTTTCCAGTATTCAATATATTGTGCAACCAAAAAATAACGAAAACGTGAGAAAACTCTTCAATACTATCTAAAGCTTTGGTAAGATCTTTTTTGAGCACTATCCTTGAAACAAGACTTTTGTCTTTAACATCCTCGTCAGATGATGCTCGCTCTACAAAACCTATGGGTCTGATCTTAATTTTTTTAAAAGGCAACAACAGCATCACAATAATAGCTTGTAATTTCGCTAAGAAAAGATTAACTCAGGAGTCTTACTGCTTTTGTATTTGTGTCGAACGCATCAACAAAAAAGTTTATTAAGTATTCCGATGCCTGATATGTTGACTTGTAATATTTACTAGAAAAGAGATGTTCGAAAAAAGAGTGAAAATGCAAATGCGGGGGTTGGCTGTTTTTATTGTGTTTTTCGCTATTTTCTTAGTATCGTCGCTTGCGATTTCTTCTCCTTTGTTTCCTGGAAACGTTGTTTGTTTTTTGTTTGGAATTTCAGATTTGAGCCATGTCTCTTTGGTAAATGCGCTTGTGAATGGAGTTTTTTATGGATTTATTGTGTGGGCTGTTTTCAGTTTAAGTTTTAGGTGGATAGAACGGTCTCTTTCTAAGGATAAGCTGGTGAAGGAGAAGAAGTAGTTTTTATGAAAAAGTGAATCCGGTTATGTGGATGATGCTTTCACAGTTGTTACACTTTATTGTTAGTTCTTCTAGTTGATCATTCTTTTTCATTTTGACTTCTTGAATAACGTAGGTGGTTTCTGTTTCATCTTCAGGCGAAATTACTGCTCCACAGCGGGGGCAGAGGAAGTCTCCGTTGCCTTCAATCTTTGTTAGATCAACCACATATACGGTGGAAGTTTTCTTCATTTTTCACTATTCCTTATTAAGTGATGCTTTGGTTTTACCAAGATTTTGATAAATAACGTTTGTGAATTGTGAATCCAGAGTTTGGAGTGTGTGGTTACTGTTTATATCTTTTGATTTTTTGTTTGGATTTTCATTATTGTGTGTGCATCTGTGTTTGAGAGTTGTAAAGTCTTTTTATTTTTTCGTAGGCTTCTTCGGAGTTAGTAATGTTTTCTACAAGTTTTTCGAAAGGGCATTTGTCGGTTTTCTTCAAGTTGAGAATTGTCGGAACGAGTGTTTCAAATTCGCAGTGGATGTTGTATGTGTTTAATATTTCTAAAGCGCTTTGGCTTAGTATGATTGCAAAGGTTGCTTTGACGTTTGAATAAGCGCAGAGAAGTGATGCGGCTCTGCCGATAATTTTGTCTGCAACTGATGCGTCTGAGAGATTGCCGTTTAGTTCTTCTATTGCCTGTAAGAAACCGCTGAGTCCTTCTTTGTTCGTTTCAAAGATAGGCTTGGAGTTTTTCACGAATACTAAGCTTAGTTTTTTATCTCTTAATCTCTGCTTAGCAACTTCTAAGTCGTACATCTTACCCTTTAACGACAAGTAATCTTATTTTCTTAAATGTTTGCTAAGTGATGACGAATAGTTTGTCTTCTGGTATGGCAGCAACTTTCCACGCCAGTTCGCGAACTTCTTCGTTTGGTAAGGTTTCTTGTGAGAGAAGCTGAGACTTTAGCTTTTCAAACATTGACTGATTCAAGGCGACAAGCATTTTTTGTCCAGTGTCTTTTCTTTCGAATTCTGCTTGAATCTTTTCAGAGTCTATTAGAGAAAGTTTTTGGTTACCGGTAGTACACTTTGTCGTGATCTGAAGCCCATCTATAATGCAAGAGAAAGGAATGCAATGTGGCAATGAAGCTGTGATTTTTGATAATTCGCCTCTTTTTATGCCTAGCCGGCTTAGTCCTGTTAGTCCCATTCTAACGCCGATAACCAGAAATGGTCCAAGATGCCCATGAAATTCCGCGGCTTTCTCCAAAATAGATGTGAGTTCTGAGGATATGTTACGCTCAAGAGTCATACTGTTCCTCCTTTCAAGCCTCAAATTCTCTTCGATGCTCCAATTTTTGAAGCTATACCTCTAACAGTTAAAGCATTCATTAAGGATACCCCTACTGCACCTCCTATAACACCGCCTACAGCATGCAATCCTGCCCAACTTAATACTCCCCCCCATTTTGCTAGGGCAACTGGCGGCATAAAAAATGATCCTATAATCAAGCCTGCAACAGCCGCCGAGAAAACAGAGATTGCAAATAGACTAGTTGAGCCTAGGAGCCTCTTCTCAAACAATCGATTGTATCCAATAAGGAACGTGAGAACATCAAATACAATAGAAACTGTGAAGAAGCCAAAGAAGTGCAATGCTGTAGGTCTGACCAACATGTTAATTATCAGCGCGATGAAGCCTACAAATGTGGCTGTCCCGAGTTTTCTTACCCACCATACTGCCAGTATTAACGCAGAGAACCCTATTACATCACAAAGGAAAGGTAAGCTAAATATTTGGAAGAAGATAGGTGATACTGTCACGTTTAGAACTCCCCAGAGGGCTGCAAAGATCGTTATTCCAGCCAGATCGCGAGTTCTGAAGTAAGCCATAAAACCACTCTCAGAGTAATACTTTTTTAGAAAAATGTAATACTAATATTTAAACCTTCATAATCTTAAATCCGTCTCTTCTTCATTAGCTTAACTTTAAAACCCAGAGTAAATAACAATTAATACAGCATCTCCTAAATTATATATTTCAAGTTTCTCAAGTTATTCCGTTAATGCAAACATTTTATTCAAAGCCTTCTTTGCTTTCTTTGCAATGCTTTTCGGAACGCTGACAGGGTTTTGTTCTTCTTTTAAAGAGTGGTAAAGTCTTTCTAAAGTGGTGAGTTTCATAGCGTTGCATGTTGCACCTCCGTATGCAGGAAGGAATTGTTTGTCGGGATTTTCTTTTCTAAGTTTATGAAGAATCCCAACTTCGGTGCCGATGATAAATTTCTTTACAGACAAGATGTTTGAATATCTGCAGATTTGTGAGGTGCTTCCAATGAAATCTGCAATTTCCCTTACCTCTTTGGAGCATTCTGGATGCACTGCTACCACAGCGTCTGGGTGTGCTTGCCTTTGCGCCATTATGTCTTCTTTCATGAACAGTATGTGTGTGGGACAGAAGCCTTGGGGAGGAATGGGAATGACTTTTTTTCCGGTTTTTTCTTGGACGTATTCTGCTAGGTTGCGGTCGGGACCAAAAAGGATAGTTTCTCCATCAAGGGTTTCCACAATTTTTATGGCATTTGCGGAAGTGCAGCAGACGTCGCATTCTGCTTTTGCTTCGGCCAGAGTATTGACGTAAAGCACGACTGGTGTGTTTGGGTATCTTTGTTTCCATATTTTCAGTTGTTCGGCGGGAAGCATTTGAACCATGGAGCATCTTGAACCCATACATGGCAGTAGTACTTTTTTTTCTGGGTTGAGAATGGCGGCTGATTCAGCCATGAAATTTACGGCTGCGAACACTATTATTTTTGCATCTTTTTCTTCTTTTGCTCGACGGCTGAGTTCTATGCTGTCACCCACATAGTCTGCAATGTCTTGAATTTCTGGGCGTTGATAATTGTGTGCCAGTATTACCGCTTTTTTTTCTCGTTTAAGCTTGAGGATATCATCGACGAGTGTCATGTTTATTCTCCCAGAGATTATGGGCAAGGTAGTAAATGTGTTGGATAATATATCTTTAACGTATTTCATATAAACTCAACAAGGTTTGGCAGCTTTTTGCAGTAAATGCACTAGGCTTCAAGGATACGTGTACTTGGAGATGTCTGAAGCGAAGTTAAGCTTTGGCTGTTTTAGACGCAAAGAAGATTCCTGTAGTAACAAGGATTATTGTGCTGAGGGACCCAAAGAGGCCAATGTATCCCATGGTTGATGCAAGTATTATTCCTGACATGATTGGTCCGATTGTTTGGCCGATGTCCATTATGGTGGCTAGGAATCCCATAGTTGCGCCGTAGTTTTCTTTTTGAGTTAATTCAGACACAAGTGCGGGTGTTGACGAGGTTACTAGTGAGAATCCTAGTCCGTATAATATAGAAAGCACTAGGAGGATGGGGAAATCAACTGTTAGAGGAATGGCAATCAGCAGAAAACTAGTGATTAGTGATCCTATAATAATGGGTGTTCTTCTTCCGATTTTGTCAGATAGTTTACCCATGAAAGGCTTAGTAAGTGAAATTATGATGGGCTGCGCTCCTAAGATTATGCCTACTAGTAAAAGGTTCATCGTTGCGATGTCTTGAAGGTACCCCACCAAAAAGAATTCAACAGCTCCAAAAGTATAGTATTGAGAGGCTTCCAAAATGCCTACTATGAGAATTCCCTTGTTACCTGCGATTTTGCTCCAATCTTGAAGAACACTAGTGTTTTTCCTAGATTTCATCTTTTCTAGAGTTTTATTGAAATTTGTTGAGGTAATTTCTTTGAGATATATTAAAGCTGTGAATAGAGAAATAATGCCCGCGACTCCAACAATGACATATAGCTCACGATAGTTGTTGACTGTAATGAATAGAATTGAACCTCCGAGGAGAGGAGCAACACTTCTTCCTATAATGGTAGCTGAAGAAAACGTAGAAATTCTCTCGCCCCTTTTTGTCGGGAACAACTCTGCGATTGTTGCGTTTGAAACTGGAACAAATATGGCAGTTGCGAAACCGTGATAGAAACGCACTAGCACAAGTTGCCACCAAGAAGACACGAATAAATATAGGAAAGGTGCGGAAGCAAAGACAACACAAGATGTTAACAGAAGTTTTCTTCGCCCAAAAACGTCGGAAAGCCAACCAGCAGGAAAGCTTACAAGTATTCCAGGAATCGTAGAGGCTGCAGCAACAATTCCCAGTAATGCTTCTGGCGTGCCTAAACTTGTGGAAAACGGTTTCAAAACTGGGTTTTTCGACATTGTAGAACTTAGAATTGCAAATAGTCCTATGAAGCATAGCGTCCAGAAGAATCTGCTTGGTGCATTGTGAAACATGGCTTTTGCAAACTCGAAATGCTTATTTTTTCGTCTTCTTTCTGAGAAAGTTAAACCGCTGTTTTCTATCCATCTTATCTAGGTCGTCTTTGTATCTCTCTTTAACTAGGCGAAGCTTGCAGTAGGCATAAAGAGAGTCATATAGAAACTTCTGCTTTTCTATTGCCTCGAAGTCATCTTTGACAATCATCATTGAACCAGCGGCTATGGCTTTGAGTCCGATGCTTTCTGGTGCCAACGCTTTGTCAGTTGTGTCTGCTGCTCTAACAATCTTTGCGATCTCTAACAAAGCTGGATTTTTGAATTTGTATTTTTCTATTATCGCATCGAAAGTACATTTGTCGCTTTTGTGTCCCAACTCAACGTTAGGCACGTCAAACGGTATTGCCTTCTCTGTTTCCACAACCTCTCCAATTTTCTCCGCTGGAACGAAAATGAACTCTGCCGTTGGGTCCACGAATTTCTTAATTAACCAAGGAGAAGCAACCCTGTCGACATGCACGTGTTCACGAGTAACCCATCTCATCATGTTACCTCCATGCGGATAATTTACTTAGCGATTCTCCATATAACTTATGTCTAAAAGAAAAGCTCTGATTTCCGAATTGTATACTTCTAAGACACGACATTAAGAGCTCAAGTTGACAAATTGTTTCTTTATCCTTTCGATATTACATGTTGATGGTTTTTTCTCTTTTTCGGGACAATAACCATATTCCACACAGAAAGGGCCAGCGTTCTCAAAAAGTACTGGAGCAACTTTTTTGGCTTGTTTCAACATTTCGATTGCCGTCTCGTGGATTTCCCATTGGGCACGTTCGCAGCATCGCAAATTAAAGAAGCGGCGTAGCTCTCGAGCGTTCATAGTTACCACAATGTTAGTCATGGCAGCGTTTGGCAGAATAAACCTTGCGTCTTCCTTTGGGATACTGTATTTTAGCAGTTTTTGGTAAGCTTCTGAGATTTTTGCTAACGCGTCTTCAAATGTTTCCTTGGCGTCTTTGTGGTTTTTAATGCTTTTTGGAGTGACATAATGTTCAAGGGTGTTGTATGCTACATATCTTTGGCTTTGTTGCGTATAGGACGCTAGTCTATGTCTTACGAGTTGGTGAGTCAACGCTCTTGAAACGTTTTCTAGACTGAAGGTGAAAGAGGCATGCTCTATGACGGAAGTGTGACCGAAATCCATAACCCTCTGAAGTATTTTTCTAGCCTTTGCCAAATCGAGTTTTTTGAAGTTTTCTGATGTCACTACTGGATGCGTAGAGGTTAGAGCTGCCGAGGCGCAAAGCAGCTCTGGGTTAGGTGTGTAGCTGAGGAGCTTGACCTTCATCTTAACTCACATTCTTGAAATATTAGAATACTAGGGTGAAAAAGATTGTGAGCGTCTTAAGTTTAAATGTTGGCGTAGATATGGTTGCTTGAATATCGTCCAGTATCCATTTCGTTTTCGATTTCTCGCAGCAAAAGAATTCGCTTAAAAGTTGCAGGATGCGTTGAAAACCACATGTTGATAGCTGTCCACGTTGATTTAGCTTCTCTTTCCATGGCTATCTGCAGTTCTCTCTCATCTAAGACACCGTCCCGATCAAGGTCGTAAACATCTTTTCGCTTAATTATGCCTTGGCACTCCTGCTTTGCCATCGCGGGATCACCTATGTAGAAAGTTCTTGCGCCCGTTGTTGGTTTCGGCGAGAGTGAGAGCCCATAGGTGATTTTGGATAATGCACTCTGTAGATTTCTTGGCTGACTGGTTATGTAGGCGGAGTAGGCGTCAGCGTAATGTTCACGGTTTCTGCTTAAGCCCATTACACACAGAAGCGTAACTATGTAGACCACGTATGATATTAAGGCGACAATAAAAAGTGCGGCTCTGAGACCACCACCTTCCTTTTTGTCGCGGGAACTACTAATGCTGCTCCATTTCGCAGACTCAAATGTCCCCCAAGCGATCCAATAAGCAAGAAGAGGTAACGCTGAAAGCATGGTCATAACCAGATAGTCTTTGTGTTTGATGTGACCAAGCTCATGCCCGACAACCGCTTTTACTTCGTCTTTATTCAACCTTCTAAGCAGACCCTCATGCACTGCAAGAGTGGCGCCGCCGGCGGTTATCCCAAAAATGAACGCGTTTGGTGTTCCATCTGGAACTATTGCTAGTTTAGGCATGGGAATATCGCTTTTTTGAGCGAGTTCTTTTACCATCGATTCTAGCCACGGGTTTTCGCCTGGCTTCAAGTAGCGCAAATGTGTGGAGCCTCTCACGATGGTTGGTCCAATAAGATACTGTAGAAGAAGGAAAAATAGAGTGGCGATGAAAGCCAAGATTATTGGGAGTTGAAGTACAAACATTATCACTCCTAAGAAGACGACAAATATTATGCTGACTAGAAGGATAGATATGACCATAGAAAGTTTTAGCCGAGCTAATCTAGCCAAAGTTGCAGCCTCGTTTAAGAGCTAGGATTGCTTGTTAGAAATAAGCATTTTCACTAAACCCAAAAGCGAACCGCTTGCTAAATTGCGCCTGCGCTATCTTCTCGCCATTCTAAACAAAAAGCTAACTATGAATATAACTTCAGACAGATAGGTCAACTAGTAACCTATCTGATAAGTGCCAACAGCCCAATTTCTACCGAGAAAAAACACATTCGGGCAAACCATAAGTCCCGCGGCTATTGGACAAAAAATTACTGGCAGGAGCTCAAAAACCTTTTTCCTAAAGATTAAAGGTGATACTCTTGTGGCTAATGTTAGAATTTGAATTATGAACATAGCTATAAGCACTGCTGAAAACTGTGTCCCAAACGCTATTGCATTGTAATTGTGGAACCAATAATTATAAAACCAGTATTCGTAAACTGCGTATGGACTTCCAAAAGGCAACCGCCCATTACAAAATTGAGTCTGGGATTCAAATGACCAGTAGTAGCTTGAAGATATACGTCCGATAAAACTGGGATGAATCTGATAATAGAAAGGAAAAATGCAGGAACAGAAAAACAGCACACACCCAGCGTGGCAAAGACTTTCTGTAAAATGTTATAAATGCGCAGGGATTTGGCAGGCTTACTTTTCATATTGGTCATAATATGTCTCTCATTTTTCATAATATCCGCTTTGGAAATACGCTAGAAAATGTGGATAGTCTTTCTTATAGTTCTAGAGATTATAACAAATCCGAGGCTTTCCAGCCGAGGCGTAGATTAGTTGCTGTTTCACGTCAGTCTGTTCATAAAACGCATGCAAAGACGCGCGCAAAGGCGACACTGTTATTATATTTTTCTTTTGAGGAGACATAGTCTGTGACCGAGAATATTAACTTCGCCTTGTTTTTCAAGGATGGAGTTTTGAGCGAAGTCTTTACGTAGTTCTAACATGTTTAACGTGTCGTAGCCGTTGTGGTTTAAGAAGTTCAGTGAAACTGAGTGTTTCGGCTCCACAGTCAAATATATCGACGTTTCACCATTTTTTCGAACAAGATCTTCACATCTTGCCAACAGTTTGCTGCCTACACCTTTTCTTCTGAAAGATTTTGCAACGAAGACTTCTCTCACGAAGTATGCTCCATCCTAAAGCTGAACCCTTGCAAATCCAATTAGCTTTCCATAGTATTCCGCCACAAACACCCACGAATTCAGGCCGAGGCTTTCTCTTGCAGTTTCTACAGCCTCTTTTTCGTCAAGCTTTAGTTGTTCCCAACCTTGCCATTCCCGCATCTCATTAAAGAAATCTCTATAAAGACAGGCTAAATCGTTAAAGTCGCCGTTTCGGTATCGCTTAATGTTCACAAGACGCCTCTCCTTTAGTTATGCAAATCATATATATCTTAGACGTATAATGGTTTTTTAACAATCCTTTGGAGCAAATCTATTTGGCAAGGTTTCATCTAGGACTTTTGTCTTTTGGCGTTTATCTGATGATTGTTGCAGTTTGGATAGCTGCTTTTCTTTTAGAAATAATCACAGCAGAAAACATTGTTCCCTTAATTCTTCTATCCAGCGGCATTTGGACCGTAGTTACTGCTGGTCTAAAAGCGGCTAAACCTGAAGAAGGCGCATTCAGCACTTTCGGCTGGGGTATGCTCTTCATAGTTCTCGGCGGCTCATTGTACATGGTTAACATGGGAATGAACCCTATGTATACCATCGTGTTTGTGTTAGCATTAATCGGGGCTCTAGCAGTTGTCACTGCGCTGCGGTCAAGCAGAAAATAGAAACTTTATTTCAGCCCTGCACACTTAACAGATTAGAGGCATCCCATGTCCATAATACAAGAAATCAGCTGTGCCCACTGCGGAGCACCAATCCTATTCAAACCCGGAGAAATCGTAACCACGTGCCGTTACTGCGGCTTCACCCAGGTAATCGAAACAGGCAAACCCTTCACCTT is drawn from Candidatus Bathyarchaeota archaeon and contains these coding sequences:
- a CDS encoding chromate resistance protein, encoding MMRWVTREHVHVDRVASPWLIKKFVDPTAEFIFVPAEKIGEVVETEKAIPFDVPNVELGHKSDKCTFDAIIEKYKFKNPALLEIAKIVRAADTTDKALAPESIGLKAIAAGSMMIVKDDFEAIEKQKFLYDSLYAYCKLRLVKERYKDDLDKMDRKQRFNFLRKKTKK
- the thyX gene encoding FAD-dependent thymidylate synthase, whose product is MKVKLLSYTPNPELLCASAALTSTHPVVTSENFKKLDLAKARKILQRVMDFGHTSVIEHASFTFSLENVSRALTHQLVRHRLASYTQQSQRYVAYNTLEHYVTPKSIKNHKDAKETFEDALAKISEAYQKLLKYSIPKEDARFILPNAAMTNIVVTMNARELRRFFNLRCCERAQWEIHETAIEMLKQAKKVAPVLFENAGPFCVEYGYCPEKEKKPSTCNIERIKKQFVNLSS
- a CDS encoding zinc metalloprotease HtpX is translated as MARLARLKLSMVISILLVSIIFVVFLGVIMFVLQLPIILAFIATLFFLLLQYLIGPTIVRGSTHLRYLKPGENPWLESMVKELAQKSDIPMPKLAIVPDGTPNAFIFGITAGGATLAVHEGLLRRLNKDEVKAVVGHELGHIKHKDYLVMTMLSALPLLAYWIAWGTFESAKWSSISSSRDKKEGGGLRAALFIVALISYVVYIVTLLCVMGLSRNREHYADAYSAYITSQPRNLQSALSKITYGLSLSPKPTTGARTFYIGDPAMAKQECQGIIKRKDVYDLDRDGVLDERELQIAMEREAKSTWTAINMWFSTHPATFKRILLLREIENEMDTGRYSSNHIYANI
- a CDS encoding GNAT family N-acetyltransferase: MREVFVAKSFRRKGVGSKLLARCEDLVRKNGETSIYLTVEPKHSVSLNFLNHNGYDTLNMLELRKDFAQNSILEKQGEVNILGHRLCLLKRKI